From the genome of Mucilaginibacter paludis DSM 18603:
GATGCAAGATAAAGATTTGCTACAAGTAACGCAGCTCATACGGTATATTTAAGCGTGCGCAAAATCCCTCACTGACTATTACACTCAAAGACTCAGTACTCAGTACTCACGACTCCAGGCTTAGGGCTTGCACTACCATCACGCCTTCTTTTAACGAATAGGTAGACATGCTCACCCGTTTTATATTCAGCTTATCCATTACATAACGGGTAATAATGGAGGCTACCACAATCATATCTACCCTGAGGGATATGATCCCCTTCATGGCTTTGCGCTGCTGACTGGAGGAGGCAATCAAGATATCGGTTATCCTGATAAAGCTATCTAAATCGAAGTCATAAGTTTTAATATGCTTCACATCAAAATCGTCTTGTTTTTCCAGCTCAAGCACTTCGGCAAAGGTTTCAAATGCGCCAGCCGAGCCAATTAATTTATCAACCCCAATATCCTTTGCGGCTGTAAACAAATCTTTCAGTATCTCATCCAAATAAGCATGTAATTGCTGTATGGCTTCAGCTGGGATAGGGTCAACCTGGTGAAAACGTTCAATTAAGCGGGCTGCTCCAATTTCAAAGCTTTGTTTCCACAACATCTCATCCTGGGTACAAATAATAAACTCCACACTGCCACCACCTATATCCATAATGAGCGAAGTACTGGCAGATAACGCTCCTGCTGCCTTTACGCCATGATAAATATAAGTGGCTTCCTTAATTCCGTCGATAATTTCAATCTCAATCCCGGTGTGCTCTTTTACGGTATTGATAAAATCCGTTCCGTTTGATGCGCTGCGTAAAGCCGAGGTAGCAATTGCCTTTACCCGCTTAACATTATATTGGCCTATCTGGCTACTAAAACGTTCCATGGCAGCTATTCCACGGTCGAAAGCGTTTTGCTGGATATGGCCTTTATTAATGCCTCCCTCACCAAGTTTTACCGCTTCGTGGTCGCGGGCAAGTTCATTGAAAGTGCCGTCAGTAACATCGGCTATCAGTAAATGGAAAGTGTTGGTGCCGAGGTCCATAACGGCAATGCAATTGCTCATTTATAATTTTATAATTTGGTGTACCACAATCGGGGAAGTAATTTTAACAATACTGCAATCAACCTCCAGCGTTTGGTAACGTATATAACTTGTTTTTGTTTTTTAATCGCATCAACAATATCCGCAGCCGCTTTTTGGGGCGAAGATACCCAGAATTTTTGTTCGGCTTTGGCCATAGCTGTATCTACAAAACCTGGCCTTACATCAGTTATTTTAATGTTATCTTTTCCTTTATTTGCCTTTTGTTGCAAAGCTTCCAGGTAATTAATCTGGTAAGCTTTGGTGGCGCTGTATGATGGTGCTCCGCCACTACCCCGCAGGCCTGCTATAGACGATATATTAACAATATGCCCTTTACTCTGTTGCTTAAAATATTGGTAGGCCCAATCGGCCACAGCCGTAAAACCGGTTATGTTGGTATTAATGGTTGCCTGTTCAATACGATGGTCCAGATCTGGATTATTATCCCCGTATCCAGCGCAGATCACAATCAGATCCAGGCCGTTTAATTGTTGCGTGAGTTGCCCGAGCCGTTCTGTGGTTGCAACCGTATCGCTCACATCAAAGCAACTGACTGTAAAGTTACCCGGATACTTTTGTTGCAAATCGTTTAGCAACTCCTGGCGTCGGCCAGTAATGCCAACGGTGTAACCTTGAGCGGCCAGTAAAATAGCTAACTCTTTCCCTATGCCAGAACTGGCTCCAACAACGATAGCTTTCCTTTGCTCCATAGTTGATACATTTGCACCCATAATGATTAGACGCTTTTTGGCAGTAATTGTTACCACCGGAGTAACTGCCCTATATTCATAGTAGGGGAGTTATCAAAAAAAAGGCTCAAAACCATCACAGTTTTGAGCCCTTTAAATTTCTATCACTATCCTAACTATTCAAAATATTCCTTCATCCGTTCAAAAAAGTTCTTTTCGTTTTTACCCGGATTAGGTTTAAAGTTAGGTGAGTTTTGCAGTTTTTCTAACAGGTCGCGTTCTTCGCGGCTCAATGCTTTTGGTGTCCAAACGTTGATGTGCACCAACTGATCACCACGCTGGTAAGAGTTTACTTCTGGTACACCTTTGTTTTTAAGGCGTAAAATACGTCCGCCCTGGGTGCCTGGGTCAATCTTGATTTTCGCTTTGCCATCAATTGTAGGTATTTCTACACTGGTGCCTAAGGCAGCATCAATAAAGCTGATGTGCAAGTCGTAAATTACATTATTGCCATCGCGCTTTAAAGTCTCGTGTTCAATCTCTTCTACCAGGATAATTAAATCGCCAGGTATACCGCCGCGTGGGGCTGCATTACCTTTGCCGCTCATGCTCAGTTGCATGCCTTCGCTTACACCGGCAGGTATGTTAATGGTAATGGTTTCTTCGCCGCGTACCACACCGTCGCCATGGCAAACACTACATTTAGATGTAATTATGCTGCCTTCCCCGTTGCAGGTAGGGCAGGTGCTGGTAGTTTGCATCTGGCCCAATATGGTATTGGTTACCCGGCGAACAGCCCCGGCACCGCCGCAGGTTTTACAGGTTTGGAAAGATGATTTATCCTTGGCACCCGTACCATCGCATGTATTGCAAAGTACTTGTTTGTTAACTTTAATTTTCTTTTCGGCACCGTTAGCAATTTCTTCCAGCGTTAAACGTACCTTAATGCGCAAGTTGGTTCCTTTGGTAACGCGCCTTCCGCCATTACGGCTCTGGCCTCCACCGCCAAAAAAACCTTCAAACGGACTGCCGCCGCCAAAGATATCGCCAAACTGGCTGAATATGTCTTCCATATTCATGTTGCCACCGCCATAACCGCCACCACTGGCAGAGTGCGCATTGGCCGCATGGCCAAACTGATCATAACGCTGGCGCTTCTCTGGGCTGCTCAATACTTCGTAAGCTTCTGCCGCTTCCTTAAAATGCTCCTCAGACTCCTTATCCCCCGGGTTTTTGTCCGGATGATATTTAATAGCCATTTTGCGGTAGCCTTTCTTAATCTCTTCAGCACTTGCCCCTTTAGCTACGCCCAGTATATCGTAATAATCTCTTTTTGCCATTTATTGTAATGATTGAATTATTGAGTGATTGAAGGATTGATTTTAGTGACTGAGAGAATTAATTAAAAAATCAATCACTCAATCATTCAGTCCATCAATCATTAGTTGCCTACTACCACCTTTGCAAAGCGTACAACCTTGTCGTTAAGATAATAACCTTTTTCCAGCTCGTCAACTACCTTACCTTTAAGGTCGTCGCCGGCGGGTATGCTGGTAATACCCTCGTGAAGATCGGCATCAAAAACCTGTCCTTTAGCTTCCATTGGCTTTAAACCTTTGCTGCTTAAAATGTGGTTTAGTTTATTTTGCACCAATGCCACACCCTCTTTAACTGGTACTACGTCGGTGGCTGTTTCCATGGCTTTTAAGGCACGTTCAAAATCATCCAGAACAGGTAATAAAGAGGTTATCACTTCTTTACCGGCAGTTTGCAGTAATTCAATACGCTCTTTACTGGTACGCCTGCGGAAGTTGTCAAACTCGGCATAAAGGCGCAGATATTTGTCGTTAGCCTGTGCTAATTCAGCCTTCAATCTTTCTTCAGCTGATATCTCTTCCTGTATCTGTTGTTCTTTTTCTTCCAAAATCGCATCACTCACCGTTTGTGAATCATCCGATAATTGCTCATTTGTATCCACAGAAGTTTGCTCGTCTTCTTTCTTTTTCTTCTTTAACATGTCGTTAAAATTCATAATAAATAGTGCTAATCAAGTATCTTGCCATTGAGATATATAAGACAGGCTGTCAGAATATTTTTACAGTTTATGAAAGTATGGCAATACGCATTGTTAATTATGGCAGAAATGATTTAAATCACTTTCTCGCCTTCCATCAGTGCGCTGTTATAATCATCCTTAAGCACCAGCGCAAAATAAGTTCTGCTCAGCTGTCGCCAATAAAAATGGGCCTGAAGTGTCAGCTGGACTACCCTATGTGTACATCCTCCAGAACTTTGCCATTCTCGCATTTAATAATACGTGAAGGGAACTGGCGGATAATGTGGTAATCGTGAGTAGCAACCAACACTGCTGTACCGCTCTGGCTAATCTGTTTAAGCAGCATAATCAAATCTTCTGATGTTTCGGGGTCAAGGTTACCGGTGGGTTCATCAGCCAAAATAATCTCCGGGTCGTTTAACAAGGCACGGGCTATAACTACCCGCTGTTGTTCACCACCCGAAAGCTCGTGCGGCATTTTGTTTATTTTTGATCGAAGGCCCACTTTTTCCAAAACATCCCGGGTGCGTTCGTCAATCAATTTCTTATCCACCCACCCTGTTGCCTTCATTACAAATTGCAGGTTCTGAGCAACGGTACGGTCGGTTAATAGCTGAAAATCCTGGAAAACAATACCCAGCTTGCGGCGCAGAAACGGAATTTCGCGATCTGGCAGCTTTGTCAAGTCGTATCCGCAGGCATGCCCTTCGCCGGTTTTAACCGGTAAGTCGCCATAAATAACCTTCAATAAGCTGCTCTTGCCCGATCCGGTTTGCCCAATCAGCCATACAAAGTCGCCTTTATCTATATGCAAATTTACATCAGACAGCACCAGGTGCTTCTGCTGAAAAATATCAATGCCATCCAGTTTTATAACAGAATTACCTATCATTTTATTCAGATCTCCAATTTTAATATCTGCCCAAACGGCAAATCCTTTACAATATTCATAATGTACTCCGCTTTATCGGCCAGGCCTATCTTATCTAACGATTTATCGGGCCTGTCCACCCTGAAATAAGCCAGCAAGGTAAATTTTTCGTCGCGAAGCTGTACATAATCGGGTATTTTGGCAACGCCTTTAACTTTGATGATATACATAGCCGTAAAGGTAACAATAGCTTGATAATTTTGGCAGCGGATTTTTATTTAGTATAGCGATAGGCGTATTGCGTAATGCGAAAAAAAACGCAATTGTAAACGGTCTACGGTAGTGACAGCTCAAAAAATCAGCGGAATCACATTAATCATCTACAAAATCAGCATTCAAAAATCAGTGTAATCAAATCAATCATCTATAAAATTAGCGTTCAAAAATCAGTGTAATCACATTAATCATTCTATAAATCAGTGGTCAAAAATCAGTGGTCAAAAACGCCATCGTATCAACACCATCAGCATAGTCCCATAATTGAGGTTGCTGGCTCTTGCCAAAATCAACCACCTGGTTACTTACAGCTACGGCCTCATGGGTAACAATGCACTGTATAGATTCTGACAAATCCGCCAGCCGATTTACAGCAGCTGGCAGATTATCATAATACTCAAAATAAAGTACCGCCAGGGGCGAGGCTAAGCGCTCGTCTTCTTTCACCAACAAAAAGCCGTTATCCAGATGTTTATCACCGTTTACCAGGTAGATCGATTTGTTATAATCGTAATTGTTATTGTATTTATGATGGTTGATTATGGGCTGGTGCGGTTCAATAGCCTCAAAAAACGGAACAAAATCATATCCGGCAGGTACTAACAATTTAGAAACATTGCGGCAACCCAGGCCAAAAAAGTCAAAGATATCATGCCCCAGCATAAATAACTGCTCCTTAGTTTCGTTGCCGGTTAACAGGGCCACACTATTGCGGTTTTTGCGGATAATGTTAGGCACCTTGCCAAAATAATATTCAAAATAGCGCGATGTATTGTTGCTGCCAGTAGCTATTACGGCATCAAAATTAGCCAGGCGTTCCACAAAGCTAAACCGGGTTTCAAACTCGGGGGCTATCTCAACCAGTAAATTTAAAATATACTTAATAAGCCGCGCGTCGTTTGATGATGCCTTAATAAGCGCCCTGTTGCCCGAAGCCAATACGCATAAAACATCATGAAAGCCAACCAAAGGGATATTGCCCGCCAGGATTAAACCGACTTTAGCGGAGTAGTCGATAGTTGTGGAAGGGTCGATAGTCGATGGTCCATGGTCCATGGTTTGGGAAGCGTCTATGGCCGGTGGTCGATGGTCCACGGTTGTGGAAGGGTCGATAGTCGATAGTCCATGGTCCATGGTTGGGGAAGAGTTGATGGTCGGTGGTCGATGTTCCGTAGCTTTTTCAGTTGTATCCAACAAATTAGTTTCCCTGTCTTTACCACGATCTGCGGTCAATGAACTATCAACTTCTACATCTTTACCATGGTCTATGGTCCATGGACTATGGACTTTTACATCTTTACCATGGTCTATGGTCCATCGACTATGGACTTTTACGCCTCCCTCCAGCCACTTCTCTAAATCTTCCCTGTTGAGCATCCTGCCGATGGCTTTTACGGCGTTCAACGTATTGGGCGGGGTAAACCAGGCATTATAATGATGCTCGTTGGTTATCACTTGTTGCAGGCTTTCGTCGGGGTTTGCAAGCTGGCGGCCTAACTCCGAAAAAGTATCTATTAAATATAAAGTATTTGCTTGTGACATATTAATGGCATTGGGTAAAACTCCAAAACGGATTTTTTGTTATATTTGCAGACTAAAGCCGCGAGGCAAAGTTAATTTTTTAGCATATATATTTTTTTATAAAACAATGGCGATTAAAATCACTGACGAATGCATCAATTGCGGAGCTTGTGAGCCGGAATGCCCAAACAATGCTATTTATGATGCGGGTGCCGCATGGCGCTTTTCGGATGGTACTGGTTTAAAGGGAATTATTGATTTTGGTGACGGTAATACTTTGAATGCCGAAGAAACACAGGCTGCATTAAACGACGAAGTTTATTATATAGTGCCCGATAAGTGTACTGAATGTGTTGGTTTTCATGATGAGCCGCAGTGTGCCGCCGTTTGCCCGGTTGATTGCTGCGTGGACGATGAAGATGTACGCGAAACCAAAGAAGAACTGTTAGCCAAGAAAGAATGGCTGCACATGGGCGAATAATTAAAAATATTTAAACAAAATTAAAAGGGAATACATTTTGATGTGTTCCCTTTTAATTTGTTAGAGGTATAGCTCCATTTTGATGTTGGCCCGCGCATAAGGTGTTGAGCCGATGGGGATTTCTTTAAAGCCTGTTTTTTTGTACAGGTTAATAGCCGCCGTTAGTTTAGTGTTTGAACCCAGCCAAACTCTTTTTGCTTTTAGTTCAACCGCTTTTTTGATGGCTGCGTCCATCAGTTTTTTGCCCAATTGCCGCCCCTGGAAGCGTGGGCTTACAGCCATTTTGGCCAATTCGTATTCGGCTTCGCCTGTTTTAATCAGGGCGCATGTGCCAACAATTTCATCTGCAAGGCTTATAAAAAGTATTTTACCGCCATCATTAATAATATGTTCTTCAGGGTGGTTTAATTGTTCCAGGTCGTGTTCCTCAACGGTAAAATGGGTGTTGATCCATTCGATGTTTAAGCCCTTGAAATATTTTGCCAACGATGGTTCGTAATCCAATATCCTGATCTGGTCGTCTGCTACCGGCGAAAACATAGCTTGGAAACGCTGATAGTAAGTTTTTTCCTCAAGCATGGCTTCGGTTTCTTTTACAGCCGATAATAAATTATACTGCTGGCTGTTAAACAACGATTGGTTTAGGCCCGCTATTTTATTCCATACGTCTGTAAATTTAGGTAACGACTGGCGGCCTTGGGCTGATAACCGGAGCATTCTTTTTCTGCTATCGCCCGAAAGTTTAAATGATTCAATAAATCCAAGCTGCTCTAACTCGCCAGCTAAATGAATAACACCGGGATGTGTGAGATTTAACTCCTCGGCAATTTCTGTAACCGATACTTCCTGGCGTTCGCTGATTAAATAGTAAAGCGTAAAATACTTGGGCTCAAAATCAAGCTGTTGATCTTTGTAAATCAAAGCTACATCCTTGGCGAAAATATCATATAAGCGGCGCATACGGGCACCTATCGCCAACTCTTCAAGTTTATCGATGATGTTTCTTTTCATTTTAAAAGTATTTACGTAAGTACTTACCAAAAATATATAATTATTTAATGAAAACAATGCCTGCCGAATAATAAATTTGCCCTATGGAATACGGTATCTGTAACTTAGCGATTGCCCCGCTCAGGGCTGAGGCCACTCACCGGAGCGAAATGACATCGCAGTTGTTGTTTGGCGAAACGTTTGAAATTGTAGAACGCACGGATGATTGGTCACGTATAGTAACTACATTTGATGGCTATGAGGGATGGATAACTAATTTGCAGTATCAACCCGTTACTGCCGGTGAAATATTGAGCCTGTCATTGGAAAACATCGTTACAACCCGTTCTGTGGTAACTCCTGTGCTTAAAGAGAGTGATAATTCGGTATTATCATTACCTTTTGGATGCTCACTCCCTTTTTATGATGGCGCCGACTGCCGACTTGCAGGTATTAATTACAATGTGCGCTCCGCCGACGATTTAACCGCGTTTTTAGAAACAGCTTATTCTTTTTTAAACACTCCATACCTTTGGGGAGGGCGTACCCACTTCGGTATCGATTGCTCTGGCTATACACAAGCCGTATTGCGTACCCGGGGTACCACCTTACAACGCGATGCCTACCTGCAGGCAGGGCAGGGAACAGCGGTAGACTTTTTACTGGAAGCCCGCCTGGGCGACCTTGCTTTTTTTGATAACGCCGAGGGCAGGATAACCCACGTAGGTATTATGCTGGATAACCACAGCATCATACACGCCTCAGGCAGGGTAAAAATTGACCAGATTGATGATCAGGGAATTTATTCGGCTGAACAGAAAAAGTATACGCATAAGCTCAGGATAGTTAAACGTTATTTGACCGCTGATTTTGACCACTGATTTTAAATGATTTATTTGATTACACTGATTTTTGATTTTGTTTTTTGATTTCGCCGGGGGATTATGATTTGACTCATTGAAAGTAAGGCATTCATTTGTCGCCTCCCGATAAAACACTATTATCAACAGCAATCAAACAAGAAATCAGTGCAATCAATTCAATCAATCATCCTTCAAATCAGGGGGCAAAGAATCAGCGTAATCAAATAAATCATTTAAAATCAGTGGTCAAAAAAAACACCAGCCTGCAAATAGCAAACCGGTGTTCATTCAAATTATAGTAAAACAATTAAACTTTATTGTATTGATTTCACAGATGTTTGATGATTTTACCGATACCAATCAGTGAAATCCAAAAAAATTACAGTGCTTCCGATACAACTTCGGTAACTTCAGGAACCATACGTTTCAAAAGGTTTTCGATACCCGATTTTAGCGTAATTGTTGATGATGGGCAACCACTGCACGAACCTCGAAGCTCAACCGTAACCACACCTTCGTTAAACGATTTGTAGGTTATAGCGCCGCCATCCTGCTCAACGGCCGGGCGAACGTAGTCTTGTAATATTTGTTGAATTTTTATCTCCGCATCAGTACCTTCAAAAGCAACTTCTTCCTGCTCTTTTATCTGCACCAGCAGTTCCGATTCAACCGCGCCTTTAACAAACTCTTTTAATATCGGTTCAAGGTCGTTCCAGTCGCTGCCTTCAGTTTTGGTAACCGTTACAAAATTGCTGGCAAAGAAAACGCCATTCACAAATGAAAACTTAAAAAGCTCCTTAGCAAAAGGCGATTTTTCGGCACTTTCGCGCGTAGCATAATCCACACTGCCATTAATCAGCAACTTGTTCACAATGAACTTCATGGTAGCCGGGTTGGGTGTCGATTCGGTATATACGTTAATATTCATGACCTTCTTTTCTTATTTATAATGATTACAAAATTAATGAGCTTTTTGCCTTTTCAAGTACCCGCCCGATAGTATGACCTGTAAATGACTTATGCCAATTTAGTATCGAGTATCACTTATCATCAGTGTCTTTATACGATAACACGGCCATTAATAAAATGTTTATGTCCCGGTATACGTTGAAGGGCTTATCAGTCTGATTTCCTGCTTGATATCATCGCCGATTTGTAAGGTTTCAACAAATTGTGCAATGGTGGCGGCATTAATTTCGGCATTAGTACGCGTAAGGTCCTTCAAAGCTTCGTACGGATTAGGATAACCCTCGCGGCGTAAAATAGTTTGTATAGCTTCGGCAACAACAGCCCAGTTAGCCTCCAGGTGCGCGCTTAATGCAGGCTGATTCAGCAATAATTTACCTAAGCCTTTCATGGTCGATTTTAGCGCTATTAAAGTATGTGCTACAGGTACGCCAATATTGCGTAATACAGTTGAATCCGTCAGATCGCGCTGCAGGCGTGATATAGGCAGTTTACCGGCTAAGTGCTCAAATAAAGCGTTGGCAATGCCCAGGTTACCCTCCGAGTTTTCAAAATCAATGGGGTTAACTTTATGCGGCATGGCCGATGAGCCTATCTCGCCCGCCTTGATTTTTTGTTTAAAATAATTCATAGATATGTAGGTCCACATATCCCTGTCCAAATCAATCAGTATATTGTTGATCCGTTTTAAATTATCACAATGCGCGGCAAAATTATCGTAATGCTCAATCTGCGTAGTGTATTGCGAGCGTTTTAGCCCCAGCACATTATTTACAAAGTTGTTGCCAAAGGCTTTCCAATCGGTAGCCGGGTAACCCACAAAATGGGCGTTAAAGTTACCTGTTGCGCCACCAAATTTGGCCGAGTAAGGTATAGTGGCAAATAGTTCTAACTGGGCTTCCAGCCGTTCTACGTATACCATCAGCTCTTTGCCCAAACGGGTGGGCGAAGCAGGCTGCCCGTGCGTATGGGCCAGCATCGGTATGGTTTTCCATTCTTCGGCATAAGCTTTTAGCTGATCAATTACCTCATTAACTGCGGGTAGGTAAACCTCGTTCATGGCCAGCTTAAACGAGTAGGGGATGGCGGTATTATTAATATCCTGGGATGTTAGGCCAAAATGGATAAATTCTTTTTGCTCCTGCAGGCCGAGAGCATCAAACTTTTGTTTGATAAAGTACTCAACCGCCTTAACATCGTGGTTGGTTATCTTCTCAATGGATTTGATAGCCTCGGCATCGTTTTCGTTAAATAAACGATAAATATCGCGTAACTTTTCAAACAAGGTAGCGTCAAAATGTTGCAGTTGCGGCAACGGCATTTCGCATAAGGCTATAAAATATTCTATCTCAACAAAAACGCGGTATTTGATTAGCGCTGCTTCTGAGAAATAGGCCGATAGTTGTTGCGTAGTGTTATGGTACCGGCCATCTACCGGTGATACTGCTGAAAGAGGCGAAAGCATGATAATTATGATTTTGCGCAAAGATAGGAAAATCAGTTTATGGTGGTTGTTATTGGTTATTGAGTTACCGGGTTATTTAGTTATTGGGTTGGCTAATGAGGACTGATTTGATGGTTGAGGCCGTAAATCAGAAATGGAACCTGGCATCAAAAATCAAAATAAATCTTCGCTTAAAAAAAGCCTATGGAAACTTTGAAATCAAAAAATGTTTCCATAGTTTTGACTGATTATGTCAAATGTTCAAAAAGATAGAATATTAGAGGGAGCGGAAGAGCTTTTTTTTAAAGCCGGTATCCGTAGTGTAACCATGGACGAGATAGCGCGGCACCTGGGCATGTCGAAA
Proteins encoded in this window:
- a CDS encoding nucleotide exchange factor GrpE; its protein translation is MNFNDMLKKKKKEDEQTSVDTNEQLSDDSQTVSDAILEEKEQQIQEEISAEERLKAELAQANDKYLRLYAEFDNFRRRTSKERIELLQTAGKEVITSLLPVLDDFERALKAMETATDVVPVKEGVALVQNKLNHILSSKGLKPMEAKGQVFDADLHEGITSIPAGDDLKGKVVDELEKGYYLNDKVVRFAKVVVGN
- a CDS encoding NifU family protein, whose product is MNINVYTESTPNPATMKFIVNKLLINGSVDYATRESAEKSPFAKELFKFSFVNGVFFASNFVTVTKTEGSDWNDLEPILKEFVKGAVESELLVQIKEQEEVAFEGTDAEIKIQQILQDYVRPAVEQDGGAITYKSFNEGVVTVELRGSCSGCPSSTITLKSGIENLLKRMVPEVTEVVSEAL
- a CDS encoding C40 family peptidase, coding for MEYGICNLAIAPLRAEATHRSEMTSQLLFGETFEIVERTDDWSRIVTTFDGYEGWITNLQYQPVTAGEILSLSLENIVTTRSVVTPVLKESDNSVLSLPFGCSLPFYDGADCRLAGINYNVRSADDLTAFLETAYSFLNTPYLWGGRTHFGIDCSGYTQAVLRTRGTTLQRDAYLQAGQGTAVDFLLEARLGDLAFFDNAEGRITHVGIMLDNHSIIHASGRVKIDQIDDQGIYSAEQKKYTHKLRIVKRYLTADFDH
- a CDS encoding cell division ATP-binding protein FtsE; translated protein: MIGNSVIKLDGIDIFQQKHLVLSDVNLHIDKGDFVWLIGQTGSGKSSLLKVIYGDLPVKTGEGHACGYDLTKLPDREIPFLRRKLGIVFQDFQLLTDRTVAQNLQFVMKATGWVDKKLIDERTRDVLEKVGLRSKINKMPHELSGGEQQRVVIARALLNDPEIILADEPTGNLDPETSEDLIMLLKQISQSGTAVLVATHDYHIIRQFPSRIIKCENGKVLEDVHIG
- a CDS encoding 4Fe-4S dicluster domain-containing protein, with amino-acid sequence MAIKITDECINCGACEPECPNNAIYDAGAAWRFSDGTGLKGIIDFGDGNTLNAEETQAALNDEVYYIVPDKCTECVGFHDEPQCAAVCPVDCCVDDEDVRETKEELLAKKEWLHMGE
- the dnaJ gene encoding molecular chaperone DnaJ, whose protein sequence is MAKRDYYDILGVAKGASAEEIKKGYRKMAIKYHPDKNPGDKESEEHFKEAAEAYEVLSSPEKRQRYDQFGHAANAHSASGGGYGGGNMNMEDIFSQFGDIFGGGSPFEGFFGGGGQSRNGGRRVTKGTNLRIKVRLTLEEIANGAEKKIKVNKQVLCNTCDGTGAKDKSSFQTCKTCGGAGAVRRVTNTILGQMQTTSTCPTCNGEGSIITSKCSVCHGDGVVRGEETITINIPAGVSEGMQLSMSGKGNAAPRGGIPGDLIILVEEIEHETLKRDGNNVIYDLHISFIDAALGTSVEIPTIDGKAKIKIDPGTQGGRILRLKNKGVPEVNSYQRGDQLVHINVWTPKALSREERDLLEKLQNSPNFKPNPGKNEKNFFERMKEYFE
- a CDS encoding SDR family NAD(P)-dependent oxidoreductase → MEQRKAIVVGASSGIGKELAILLAAQGYTVGITGRRQELLNDLQQKYPGNFTVSCFDVSDTVATTERLGQLTQQLNGLDLIVICAGYGDNNPDLDHRIEQATINTNITGFTAVADWAYQYFKQQSKGHIVNISSIAGLRGSGGAPSYSATKAYQINYLEALQQKANKGKDNIKITDVRPGFVDTAMAKAEQKFWVSSPQKAAADIVDAIKKQKQVIYVTKRWRLIAVLLKLLPRLWYTKL
- a CDS encoding bifunctional helix-turn-helix transcriptional regulator/GNAT family N-acetyltransferase gives rise to the protein MKRNIIDKLEELAIGARMRRLYDIFAKDVALIYKDQQLDFEPKYFTLYYLISERQEVSVTEIAEELNLTHPGVIHLAGELEQLGFIESFKLSGDSRKRMLRLSAQGRQSLPKFTDVWNKIAGLNQSLFNSQQYNLLSAVKETEAMLEEKTYYQRFQAMFSPVADDQIRILDYEPSLAKYFKGLNIEWINTHFTVEEHDLEQLNHPEEHIINDGGKILFISLADEIVGTCALIKTGEAEYELAKMAVSPRFQGRQLGKKLMDAAIKKAVELKAKRVWLGSNTKLTAAINLYKKTGFKEIPIGSTPYARANIKMELYL
- a CDS encoding Ppx/GppA phosphatase family protein, which codes for MSNCIAVMDLGTNTFHLLIADVTDGTFNELARDHEAVKLGEGGINKGHIQQNAFDRGIAAMERFSSQIGQYNVKRVKAIATSALRSASNGTDFINTVKEHTGIEIEIIDGIKEATYIYHGVKAAGALSASTSLIMDIGGGSVEFIICTQDEMLWKQSFEIGAARLIERFHQVDPIPAEAIQQLHAYLDEILKDLFTAAKDIGVDKLIGSAGAFETFAEVLELEKQDDFDVKHIKTYDFDLDSFIRITDILIASSSQQRKAMKGIISLRVDMIVVASIITRYVMDKLNIKRVSMSTYSLKEGVMVVQALSLES
- the purB gene encoding adenylosuccinate lyase, which gives rise to MMLSPLSAVSPVDGRYHNTTQQLSAYFSEAALIKYRVFVEIEYFIALCEMPLPQLQHFDATLFEKLRDIYRLFNENDAEAIKSIEKITNHDVKAVEYFIKQKFDALGLQEQKEFIHFGLTSQDINNTAIPYSFKLAMNEVYLPAVNEVIDQLKAYAEEWKTIPMLAHTHGQPASPTRLGKELMVYVERLEAQLELFATIPYSAKFGGATGNFNAHFVGYPATDWKAFGNNFVNNVLGLKRSQYTTQIEHYDNFAAHCDNLKRINNILIDLDRDMWTYISMNYFKQKIKAGEIGSSAMPHKVNPIDFENSEGNLGIANALFEHLAGKLPISRLQRDLTDSTVLRNIGVPVAHTLIALKSTMKGLGKLLLNQPALSAHLEANWAVVAEAIQTILRREGYPNPYEALKDLTRTNAEINAATIAQFVETLQIGDDIKQEIRLISPSTYTGT